Proteins from one Portunus trituberculatus isolate SZX2019 chromosome 38, ASM1759143v1, whole genome shotgun sequence genomic window:
- the LOC123514596 gene encoding DNA polymerase beta-like translates to MSSKRKAPSADNNPNAAICDMLIELADYEKNVNRDMHRYNAYRNAANAVAQHPTRITSGSEARQIKGVGAKIAQKIEEFLKTGKLEKLEKIRADDTNVAINLLTRVSGIGPAKARELVEQGITTIEDLHKNQDKLNHHQQIGLKYFEEFEKRIPRDEMEKIEEQLKSHITSLDSEYVVTICGSYRRGASSSGDVDALLTHPSYTSESSKSPKNLHHVVDELKKKQLVTDVLSLGDTKFMGVCLLKKELTHRRLDIRLLPKDQYFCGVLYFTGSDMFNKNMRAHALEQGFTLNEYCIRPLGSTGVPGEALPVTCEEDIFDYINYTYREPQQRNM, encoded by the exons ATGAGCAGCAAACGCAAGGCTCCATCTGCTGATAACAACCCTAATGCTGCCATCTGTGACATGCTCATTG aaCTGGCAGATTATGAAAAGAATGTGAATCGGGATATGCACAGATACAATGCTTACCGGAATGCAGCCAATGCTGTGGCACAGCATCCTACCCGCATCACAAGTGGTAGTGAGGCTCGGCAGATCAAAGGTGTTGGTGCCAAAATTGCCCAGAAAATAGAGGAGTTTCTCAAGACAGGCAAactggagaaattagagaaG ATTCGAGCAGATGACACCAATGttgccatcaatcttctgactcGTGTGTCAGGGATAGGCCCAGCCAAAGCCAGGGAGTTGGTGGAGCAAGGCATTACTACTATAGAGGATCTTCACAAGAATCAAGATAAACTTAACCATCACCAGCAAATTGGGCTCAA ATACTTTGAAGAGTTTGAGAAAAGGATACCAAGAGATGAGATGGAAAAGATTGAGGAACAGCTGAAGAGTCACATCACCTCACTTGATTCTGAATATGTGGTCACCATCTGTGGAAGCTACAG AAGAGGAGCATCAAGCAGTGGAGATGTAGATGCCCTGCTCACACACCCATCCTATACCTCAGAATCCAGCAAGTCGCCCAAAAACCTGCATCATGTGGTGGATgaattgaaaaagaaacagCTTGTTACTGATGTTCTTTCCTTGGGAGATACAAAGTTCATG GGTGTTTGTCTCTTGAAGAAGGAACTGACTCACAGGCGGCTGGACATTCGGTTGTTGCCCAAGGACCAGTATTTCTGTGGAGTTCTGTACTTTACTGGTTCTGATATGTTCAACAAAAATATGCGGGCTCATGCACTAGAGCAAGGCTTCACACTCAATGAGTATTGCATCAGACCACTGGGAAGCACAG GTGTGCCTGGCGAGGCTCTGCCTGTGACCTGTGAGGAAGACATCTTTGACTATATTAACTACACATACAGAGAACCTCAACAGCGAAATATGTAA
- the LOC123514595 gene encoding mucin-5AC-like: MTLVVGTIPTAQLPVIPSNHPIRPPLPPPRNFQKFRVHPGINSSHLMETSPTSPPIPHFPNISPSPPPPPPSYSISELPAADLPPPPPHTLWQEITSPCYMCCYDPPSPEVKSEYDPKLPPGFSSTPDIFPSSPPLVHPPPPPNPPVLHMSGVSSSLHNVSTFSDLMASHSKSTEESPNCENYSLETCSSASLASSSTLTAADFQTQDSDLSSLPPHDLRVSPLSTDTVTLSSQVSIGSITPSRDVSLTPSFLSASHEYMFCSNTSELLTQASVLMDTFHDTSLSSDPLLSSSFVALKSEHQGSSTQTPGPYRRMESIKSEDGSFVPSEVSYSTTDTAGPAIMSSPLSTDIPSIPSLPTDLDSVSSGFGSLTTDTWSFSTEVDSQLEDASTIRTKTNDFTAADTAESETVSFTGSITITPVPSDNLTPHFATPPTTPVHSSLPSSPLPYLSKSESFMNLDPAKSQDIVPSISFPTVDGEFSSLSLSTVPKTQTDQLEYSSSCHGFTTSYQSHSSDLLSSQPPSCQGTEQCINHTKDNSTSLDILSESIQLGLEVNSSVQRTSYDEKTGRPGMPHSTTLQENELSDQVTQVTLLERNTVMQKEEIKNTNEVGNIEPADEQRQGGSNNNVGILFEGQDNLNGRVSEMMICRENDDSHVMKDVNGNISYLDLESGHETQLENKEDMSEVESIGIQTMKDEGEFERNTKDQGNMSEVLSSHSSLMASDTYSIIPSSPGISCSGTLNLSPKTNLVSQTVRNTLYPSNGKSTSTCCSPASSEIESCRVAQVSSVSPKGPMDLLNAMVMDLENISADLPVSTTSRPLDLSRTAPVSVLSIADQVMTHTPTSSKIPDGNHEELKMEDCHLTKSFLPHPSPTNSTSTIPTLSSHNLPPTTTVSSHACMTEYSSNQSKCVSSLYPSLITNVENSDCSVSCTPWDMPHPDPFPLPSSYGDHTNMSLFMNDNSESASKEVLLGSCLTDKECGMPLPSLCSSPKPSSLLDGQPSPSPAPRPRTPPTPPPRSCHNTPRSHLVPPLPPVRQYMLVPINIPRGASRQPSPPPAPPRSTSVHKSSPPPPPRPSAPLLPSSVLECNKGPPLPPLPFSSCITPQPALTPVPEESSNPQSPVLPKSPHFGSPICEGIISQTVPPPDSLPTSQQLSSVPQSLSSSGSENPPALPPPPEDEQEDEDLPPPPPPPPLIESDEAAPALPLPPPPSHILLSPSKHSSTQGKDELSSTLCPQQKPALPGSSVVALHTNQSSTPSSDSDLPAPTVDEVANPPPPKISSVITSSPMSNSLALDAANASSLPLIPPTLHAPPSYPPLPPCAPEFNMEKTAKSPLITTSPYGKMVVVRSDLPLPTPEEEVRVTFSAAKDWGFLAAYEDTLSVYTQLRPVIQQGPQCGLVALSMASQVFPQTVEVEELLETGRAMGFTRHGEMFSTTALAQLAEKTVIGLQAEVRRDVLSSPATLLQLLLQGDLVLVPYDAERNHQPGLKNGHKAHWGVVCGCLVQSSSLTFPTAAAKLDSHVDNLWHLRPRSRAGRSRSITPCPPALSGSPMIGQRSLKALDRTGGCEGNPSSVSCSRVSTPMLSELRHDDELRLVALWRQGKSRKVVAAPLDQLCESNDQLVSYPPPATPQELEYMVQSVQEGLAGQVVVLHKTKAALSDLVGLLQEK, translated from the exons cctccaccaccccacACACTTTGGCAGGAGATAACTTCTCCTTGCTACATGTGCTGTTATGATCCGCCATCCCCAGAGGTCAAATCAGAATATGATCCAAAACTTCCTCCAGGTTTCTCATCTACTCCTGACATCTTTccatcatctccaccactagttcatcctcctcctccaccaaatcCACCAGTGCTTCACATGTCTGGGGTCTCATCCTCTTTACACAATGTCTCCACCTTCAGTGACCTGATGGCTTCCCACTCTAAGTCAACAGAGGAGTCTCCAAATTGCGAGAATTATTCACTAGAAACATGCTCTTCTGCCAGTCTTGCGTCATCATCAACACTGACAGCGGCTGACTTTCAAACACAAGACTCAGACTTgtcttcactccctccccatGATCTACGTGTGTCACCGCTCTCCACTGATACTGTCACACTATCCTCTCAAGTCAGCATTGGTAGCATAACTCCTTCCCGTGATGTCTCATTGACTCCAAGTTTTCTCAGTGCCAGTCATGAGTACATGTTTTGCTCAAACACTTCAGAACTTTTGACACAGGCATCAGTGCTCATGGATACTTTCCATGACACTTCATTGTCATCTGATccattgctttcctcctcctttgtggcTTTAAAATCAGAGCACCAAGGATCCTCAACACAAACACCAGGACCTTATAGACGAATGGAATCTATCAAAAGTGAGGATGGAAGCTTCGTTCCTAGTGAAGTTTCTTACTCCACCACTGACACTGCTGGACCAGCAATAATGTCATCACCGCTCTCCACTGATATACCTTCAataccttcccttcctaccGACCTGGACTCAGTGTCATCAGGCTTCGGTTCTCTTACAACTGACACATGGTCATTCTCAACAGAAGTAGATTCCCAGCTAGAGGATGCATCCACTATAAGGACAAAAACTAATGACTTTACAGCTGCAGACACTGCTGAAAGTGAGACAGTGTCCTTTACAGGTTCCATTACTATCACACCAGTGCCATCAGATAATCTCACACCTCATTTTGCAACTCCTCCAACCACACCTgttcactcttctctcccttcttctccactCCCATATTTGTCTAAATCTGAATCCTTCATGAACTTAGATCCTGCCAAATCTCAAGATATAGTGCCATCTATATCCTTCCCAACAGTTGATGGAGAGTTTTCATCTCTATCCCTATCTACTGTTCCTAAAACACAGACAGACCAACTTGAGTATAGTTCTTCCTGCCATGGTTTCACTACCTCTTATCAAAGTCATTCTTCTGATCTACTTTCATCCCAGCCTCCCTCATGTCAAGGTACTGAACAGTGTATAAATCACACTAAAGATAATTCAACCAGCTTAGATATACTCTCTGAGTCAATTCAACTGGGGCTAGAGGTCAACTCTTCTGTACAAAGAACTAGCTATGATGAGAAAACAGGAAGGCCTGGAATGCCTCACAGCACAACCTTACAAGAAAATGAACTTTCTGATCAAGTAACTCAAGTAACGCTGTTGGAGAGAAACACTGTGAtgcaaaaggaagaaattaaaaacacCAATGAAGTGGGAAATATAGAACCAGCTGATGAACAAAGACAAGGTGGAAGCAATAATAATGTGGGAATTCTGTTTGAGGGGCAGGATAACCTCAATGGAAGAGTCAGTGAGATGATGATATGTAGAGAGAATGATGACAGCCATGTTATGAAGGATGTGAATGGAAATATTAGTTACCTAGATCTTGAGAGTGGTCATGAAACACaactggaaaataaagaagatatgAGTGAGGTAGAAAGTATAGGAATACAAACCATGAAAGATGAGGGGGAGTTTGAAAGAAATACTAAAGATCAGGGGAACATGTCAGAGGTGTTATCATCACACTCATCTCTGATGGCTTCTGACACATACAGCATCATTCCATCATCCCCTGGCATATCCTGCAGTGGCACCTTAAACCTTTCTCCCAAGACAAATCTTGTGAGTCAGACTGTAAGAAACACTTTATATCCATCCAATGGAAAATCAACATCCACATGCTGTAGTCCAGCTTCCTCTGAAATTGAGTCTTGTAGAGTAGCACAAGTATCATCAGTGTCACCTAAAGGACCCATGGATCTTCTTAATGCAATGGTCATGGATTTGGAGAACATTTCGGCTGATCTCCCAGTCTCCACAACCTCAAGGCCCCTTGACCTTTCACGGACTGCACCAGTCTCTGTACTGAGCATAGCTGACCAGGTTATGACTCACACTCCTACATCAAGTAAAATCCCTGATGGAAACCATGAGGAACTAAAAATGGAAGATTGCCATCTCAcaaaatctttccttcctcatccttcaccaACTAATTCAACCTCCACCATTCCTACCTTATCATCACACAATTTGCCCCCAACAACCACTGTATCATCACATGCATGTATGACTGAATATTCCAGCAACCAATCCAAGTGTGTGTCTTCTCTATATCCCTCACTAATCACTAACGTTGAAAACTCTGATTGTAGTGTGTCTTGTACACCTTGGGACATGCCCCATCCAGACCCTTTTCCTTTACCTAGCAGTTATGGTGACCATACTAACATGAGTTTATTTATGAATGACAACAGTGAATCTGCCTCTAAAGAAGTTCTTTTAGGTTCCTGTTTGACTGACAAGGAATGTGGGAtgcctctcccctcactgtgttcttctcctaaacccaGCAGTCTCCTGGATGGTCAGCCTTCACCCTCGCCAGCACCCCGTCCCAGGACCCCTCCTACACCACCTCCTCGCTCCTGCCACAACACTCCCAGATCACATCTAGTACCCCCGCTACCCCCAGTGCGGCAATACATGCTCGTGCCCATTAACATCCCTCGTGGAGCATCTCGGCAGCCTAGCCCCCCACCTGCACCACCCAGATCCACTTCTGTACACAagtcttcacctccacctcctcctcgtcccagTGCCCCACTCTTACCATCTTCAGTACTGGAGtgtaacaagggaccaccattacctccacttcctttttcttcttgcatCACTCCACAGCCTGCACTCACCCCTGTACCAGAGGAATCCTCAAATCCACAGTCACCTGTCCTCCCCAAAAGTCCCCATTTTGGTTCCCCCATTTGTGAAGGCATCATTTCCCAAACAGTTCCACCACCAGACTCATTACCCACCTCCCAGCAGCTTTCATCAGTGCCTCAGTCACTCTCCTCAAGTGGCAGTGAAAATCCCCCAGCCCTCCCACCTCCCCCAGAAGATGAGCAGGAAGATGAGGACTTGccacccccacctcctcctcctcctcttattgaaTCAGATGAAGCTGCTCCTGCactccctcttccacctcctccctctcacataCTCTTAAGTCCTTCAAAACACTCTTCTACCCAAGGCAAGGATGAACTGTCTTCCACACTCTGTCCACAGCAAAAGCCTGCCCTTCCTGGCTCAAGTGTGGTTGCTTTACATACTAACCAAAGTAGTACTCCTTCCTCAGATTCTGACCTGCCAGCACCTACAGTAGATGAAGTAGCAAACCCGCCGCCACCTAAGATTTCCAGCGTCATTACCTCATCTCCAATGTCAAACTCCCTAGCACTAGATGCTGCCAATGCCTCTTCCCTGCCCCTCATCCCACCTACCCTGCATGCTCCTCCGTCCTATCCCCCCCTGCCCCCATGTGCTCCAGAATTTAACATGGAGAAGACAGCAAAGTCCCCCCTGATCACCACATCCCCATATGGAAAGATGGTGGTAGTGCGCTCTGACCTCCCACTCCCAACACCCGAAGAAGAGGTGAGAGTCACCTTCAGTGCTGCCAAAGATTGGGGCTTTCTGGCAGCGTATGAGGACACCTTGTCTGTGTACACTCAGCTGCGACCTGTCATCCAGCAGGGACCTCA GTGTGGACTCGTGGCACTCAGCATGGCCTCACAGGTTTTCCCTCAGACAGTGGAGGTAGAGGAGCTGCTGGAAACAGGGAGGGCAATGGGTTTCACACGGCACGGTGAGATGTTCAGTACAACAGCATTGGCACAGTTAGCAGAAAAAACTGTGATCGGGCTGCAAGCAGAGGTGAGGCGGGATGTACTCAGCAGTCCTGCCACCCTTCTCCAGCTGCTGCTACAGGGTGACCTTGTACTGGTCCC GTATGATGCGGAGAGAAACCATCAGCCTGGCCTTAAAAATGGCCACAAAGCTCACTGGGGTGTGGTATGTGGGTGTCTGGTACAAAGCagttccctcactttccccacAGCTGCTGCCAAGCTGGATTCCCACGTGGACAACTTGTGGCACCTGAGACCCCGCAGCCGGgcagggaggagcaggagtatcACTCCTTGTCCTCCTGCCTTGTCAGGTTCTCCCATGATAGGGCAGAGAAGTTTAAAGGCTCTGGACAGGACAGGTGGTTGTGAAGGAAATCCCTCAAGTGTGAGCTGCAGTCGTGTCAGCACACCAATGTTGTCTGAGCTGCGGCATGATGACGAACTGAGACTAGTGGCACTGTGGCGACAAGGCAAGAGTCGCAAAGTGGTAGCAGCCCCTCTGGACCAGCTGTGTGAAAGTAATGATCAACTAGTATCTtaccctcctcctgctactccaCAGGAGTTAGAGTACATGGTACAATCAGTACAGGAAGGGTTAGCAGGCCAGGTGGTTGTGTTACACAAGACCAAAGCAGCACTTTCAGACCTTGTTGGTCTTCtgcaagaaaaatag